One Acidobacteriota bacterium DNA window includes the following coding sequences:
- a CDS encoding response regulator, which translates to MSSDTSPRLHLLLVDDEEAFRDVIAERLADHGYRVEQAGAGEQAVARLSEFAFDILLTDLRLPGVDGRQVLDEAFARYPDIIAVVITGFGTVREAVEVTRLGAEGFITKPFQFEELLHALSTAVEKRRLRSENATCANNCADGFILAASSARLLPWCACWS; encoded by the coding sequence ATGTCTTCTGACACCAGTCCTCGACTTCACCTCCTGTTGGTTGATGACGAGGAGGCTTTCAGAGATGTAATCGCCGAGCGGCTTGCCGATCACGGGTATCGGGTTGAGCAGGCGGGAGCGGGAGAGCAGGCGGTGGCCCGCCTCAGCGAGTTTGCGTTCGACATCCTGCTGACCGACTTGCGGCTGCCTGGCGTTGACGGCCGGCAGGTGCTTGACGAGGCGTTTGCGCGGTATCCCGACATTATTGCGGTGGTGATCACCGGGTTCGGCACGGTGCGCGAGGCTGTGGAAGTGACGCGCCTGGGGGCCGAAGGTTTCATCACCAAGCCTTTCCAGTTCGAGGAATTGCTGCACGCGTTGTCCACGGCGGTGGAGAAGCGGCGGTTGCGTTCAGAGAACGCGACCTGCGCGAACAACTGCGCGGACGGTTTCATCTTGGCGGCATCATCGGCCAGGCTGCTCCCGTGGTGCGCATGCTGGAGCTGA
- a CDS encoding FliA/WhiG family RNA polymerase sigma factor has translation MPLSPLSPRERRIVSLYYFKEATMKRLGRRLASTESRVSQLHARAMSRLRETLAPAAGRSACSKMRGG, from the coding sequence GTGCCGCTCTCGCCGCTCTCCCCTCGCGAGCGCCGCATCGTCAGCCTCTACTACTTCAAGGAGGCGACGATGAAGCGATTGGGAAGGAGATTGGCGTCAACGGAGTCGCGCGTGTCGCAGTTGCATGCGAGGGCGATGAGCCGCTTGCGCGAGACACTCGCGCCGGCTGCCGGACGGTCGGCCTGTTCGAAAATGCGCGGTGGCG